The Pseudanabaena sp. FACHB-2040 genomic sequence CGTCCCCGGCGGTCGCCTCTCCATCCCACAGGGCAATGACCATATCGCCATCTGCCCAGATGCCTCGTACGGCTGGCACAATTGGAGTCGATAATCGGGCACTGGTCGGGTTAATAACTCGATCAAGTAACGCTTGCTTGCGATAGGTGCCCGCAGTTGCGCCAGTACCCGTAATCGTCCAGGTTGCGTCTGAAGAGAGCAGGTCGAAGAAGTTACGAGTTCCGTTGCGCCAACCGTCGAAATACTGCTGGACGATTTCTTTGTTGCGCTGCTCGATCACCTGAGTCTTCTGTGCATCTGCTTGATTGGGCTGAGTTGCCTGAGCCAAATCTACAAGTGCTGGAACCCGATCGAGGGCAGGCAGATTATTCAATGCAGTCGAGTCGTGACTTGGCTCAAACGCAGTCACATTCGACTGAAAACCTGCCCCATCTGTGCGAGCTTGCGTCACCGCTGGAATAGCCAGCAGCCCGATCAGCCCTGTGCTAATGAAAACCTGACCTAAATAACGCATCATCTCAATCTCCTAAGATTTTTACGCAATTCGAGTCATCGTTGCTCTACAAAGGGGAGGCATAGACGACAACCTTATCGATGTGACAACCACTGGTGAGAAGGGAAAGAGTTGCTTGAAATGTCGAGTGCTTCGACCGCGATCGGCTGCAACCAATTCTCCAATGATTTTTCACTTTCACTTGCTGTTCAATGTTTTGAAGGGCTCATCTTTCTCGGTAAAAAACATAGCCGCCATGATAAAGTACGCCGTCACGAAACTCGCCATCGGCGGTAAATCCAGTATCGTCCCAGTAATTAATGCGATTTCCCGTTATTTCATAGCGCCCCTGATACGCGCGCTCTCTGTCGCCGCGAGCTTCGTCGTAACGGTTGTTGGGTAGAAGTTCATGACGGATATAACCATCTTGCGTGACCCACATTCCGACGTAAAGGTTATTTGATTGGTCGGCTTCTGTGTTGACTTGATTTGGATTCATCGTTTGGCGATTACTAGAGGTTTGAGGAGATGGAGCAATTGACAAAGATTCAGCAGCAGAAGCTCCTACGGATGATTCTGGCGCAGGTGCTTCTGCCGTAGGTTGAGAAGTGCAGCTCATCAATGAAAAAGCTCCCAAACTGATCATCACTGCCAATATTTTGGACATCGTTTTTGTTTCATATAAGACCTGCTTTGTCTCAATATGGTTTGATACTGAATTGTGTTCTGAGCCACAAAACCGTAGTGTTAATGTGTCGTTTCGACCTTCCAAACTGATCGTTTTCAGCCTGATGGCTGCGAAGTCTACAGCTCGATTGACAACAGCTAATTGCAGGGGCAAGATTTGAGCGCTAAACTGCAGTTAGAGGCTG encodes the following:
- a CDS encoding nuclear transport factor 2 family protein; amino-acid sequence: MMRYLGQVFISTGLIGLLAIPAVTQARTDGAGFQSNVTAFEPSHDSTALNNLPALDRVPALVDLAQATQPNQADAQKTQVIEQRNKEIVQQYFDGWRNGTRNFFDLLSSDATWTITGTGATAGTYRKQALLDRVINPTSARLSTPIVPAVRGIWADGDMVIALWDGEATAGDGRPYRNTYTWYFRMQDGKAIEAIAFLDMQEFNDLWTRISPRN
- a CDS encoding Atu4866 domain-containing protein: MNPNQVNTEADQSNNLYVGMWVTQDGYIRHELLPNNRYDEARGDRERAYQGRYEITGNRINYWDDTGFTADGEFRDGVLYHGGYVFYRER